A single Bacillus sp. OxB-1 DNA region contains:
- a CDS encoding Uma2 family endonuclease, whose protein sequence is MAQSSSDHRMTVAEISERDGYWELIDGTPYNMTPAPSPLHQRVVGELFFSLRSHYGKGDCSVYMAPFDVQLDETDPYTLVQPDISVFCNQDWIGDKRAIGAPELVVEVLSPATALRDRNHKFNLYERTAISEYWLVDPVNKTIEVYGLAEGRYRKRAVFGKEDSLTSFHFRNLDIDLDAVFSD, encoded by the coding sequence ATGGCTCAGTCAAGTTCGGATCATCGGATGACCGTCGCGGAAATCAGTGAGCGGGATGGATATTGGGAATTGATTGACGGGACACCGTATAATATGACGCCTGCTCCATCGCCTCTTCATCAAAGGGTTGTGGGCGAGCTGTTTTTTTCATTGCGATCCCACTATGGAAAAGGGGACTGCTCTGTGTATATGGCACCTTTTGATGTGCAATTGGACGAAACTGACCCCTATACCTTGGTCCAGCCAGACATTTCCGTTTTTTGCAATCAGGATTGGATTGGGGACAAACGGGCTATCGGAGCTCCCGAGCTCGTTGTCGAAGTGCTTTCTCCAGCAACCGCTTTACGGGATCGGAACCACAAGTTTAATTTATACGAGCGAACAGCCATTTCTGAATACTGGCTTGTCGATCCAGTTAATAAAACCATTGAAGTCTACGGGCTGGCGGAAGGTCGATATCGAAAACGGGCCGTGTTCGGGAAAGAGGATTCTCTTACCTCTTTCCACTTTAGAAATTTGGACATCGATTTAGACGCCGTCTTCTCTGATTGA
- a CDS encoding response regulator transcription factor produces the protein MIRIVIAEDQGMMLGALSSLLNLEEDMEVVGKAKNGEEAVALVQELQPDVCIMDIEMPMKTGLDAAEVLQGSECKIIILTTFARTGYFERARKAGVRGYLLKDSPIEELVSSIRTIMDGRRIYAPELVDIAYGDDDDTENPLTERESQVLRLVAEGKTTKEIAGELFLTPGTVRNYISTILDKLGVGNRIEAISRFKEKGWFK, from the coding sequence ATGATCCGGATTGTCATAGCAGAAGACCAAGGAATGATGCTGGGTGCCTTAAGTTCCCTTTTGAATTTGGAAGAGGATATGGAAGTCGTCGGTAAAGCGAAAAATGGTGAAGAAGCGGTCGCACTCGTCCAAGAGCTGCAACCGGATGTGTGCATCATGGATATCGAGATGCCGATGAAGACCGGGCTGGATGCAGCGGAAGTCCTCCAGGGAAGCGAGTGCAAGATCATCATTTTGACGACCTTCGCCCGGACCGGCTATTTCGAACGTGCACGAAAAGCGGGGGTGCGTGGCTATTTATTGAAAGATAGCCCGATTGAGGAGTTGGTCAGCTCGATTCGGACGATTATGGACGGCCGGCGGATCTACGCGCCGGAACTTGTAGACATCGCGTATGGCGACGACGATGATACGGAGAATCCGCTGACGGAGCGCGAAAGCCAAGTGCTCCGTCTCGTAGCTGAAGGAAAAACGACGAAAGAAATTGCGGGTGAACTCTTTCTGACGCCCGGCACTGTCCGGAATTATATCTCAACCATTCTTGATAAGCTCGGCGTAGGCAATCGTATCGAAGCGATTTCCCGGTTTAAGGAAAAAGGATGGTTTAAATGA
- a CDS encoding NAD(P)H-dependent flavin oxidoreductase has product MVETQITKLFNIRYPIIQGGLQGLGTSALVSAVSNAGGLGLITAGSYGTKEEMVRDIEATRSLTDQPFGVNIAIGTRKSMDEFVEGTIEARVPIVFTSGNNPTPYMADLKAAGMKVVHVAPSVRFAKKAESLGCDAVVVNGFECGGHPGMEDTTSLTLVQKAVKELSVPVIAAGGFSTGRSVLAALALGAQGVQMGSRFLLSKEVQLPQRLKDSLREASETDTILVKRSIGRTARVFKTEHAMELARLEEQGATFEEIFPYISGEAYEEMLKTGNMDVGVLSLGQTIGLIDEIKSVAEIIEEIMTDYQTALDQLVNLQSAVR; this is encoded by the coding sequence ATGGTCGAGACTCAAATTACGAAGCTGTTCAACATCCGCTATCCCATAATCCAAGGAGGATTGCAAGGGCTCGGTACGTCTGCGCTGGTTTCCGCAGTTTCCAATGCGGGAGGTCTCGGGCTGATAACTGCGGGGAGTTACGGGACGAAGGAGGAGATGGTGCGGGATATCGAGGCGACGCGCAGTCTCACGGATCAGCCGTTTGGCGTCAATATCGCCATCGGGACGCGTAAGTCGATGGATGAATTTGTCGAAGGGACGATTGAAGCGCGGGTGCCGATCGTCTTCACATCGGGGAATAATCCGACACCATACATGGCCGATTTGAAGGCGGCGGGCATGAAGGTCGTTCACGTGGCCCCCTCGGTCCGCTTCGCGAAGAAGGCAGAATCGCTCGGTTGTGATGCGGTTGTCGTCAACGGATTCGAGTGCGGTGGACATCCCGGCATGGAAGACACGACTAGCTTGACGCTCGTTCAAAAAGCGGTGAAAGAGCTTTCGGTTCCTGTGATAGCGGCTGGCGGATTTTCTACGGGCCGCTCCGTATTGGCAGCGCTCGCTCTTGGGGCGCAAGGCGTGCAGATGGGATCCCGGTTTTTATTATCGAAGGAAGTCCAACTTCCACAGCGGCTTAAAGATTCATTGAGGGAGGCGAGCGAAACGGACACAATTCTTGTAAAGAGATCAATTGGCCGGACGGCGAGGGTATTCAAGACGGAACATGCGATGGAATTGGCCCGGTTGGAAGAACAAGGCGCGACGTTTGAAGAAATCTTTCCGTATATAAGCGGGGAGGCCTACGAGGAAATGCTCAAAACCGGCAACATGGATGTGGGCGTCCTCTCGCTCGGCCAAACAATCGGGCTCATTGATGAAATCAAATCCGTTGCAGAAATTATCGAGGAAATAATGACGGACTACCAGACGGCTTTGGATCAATTGGTGAACTTGCAGTCGGCCGTCCGGTAA
- the mscL gene encoding large conductance mechanosensitive channel protein MscL encodes MWKEFKEFAFKGNVFDLAIAVVIGAAFSKIVTSLVENIITPIIGAVTGKIDVSKLHQEIGGVNITYGLFLQSIIDFLLVAFSIFLVIRLLLKFKRKEEVKEEEEEEVVVDKTEVLLEEIRDLLKEERRA; translated from the coding sequence ATGTGGAAAGAATTTAAGGAATTTGCCTTCAAAGGCAACGTCTTCGATCTGGCGATTGCTGTTGTAATCGGAGCAGCTTTCAGTAAAATCGTGACCTCCCTCGTGGAAAACATCATCACGCCTATCATCGGTGCGGTGACCGGGAAGATCGACGTTTCCAAACTTCATCAGGAAATCGGGGGAGTCAACATTACATACGGATTGTTCCTTCAATCGATCATCGATTTTCTTCTGGTCGCCTTTTCGATTTTCCTCGTCATCCGCCTCCTGCTGAAATTTAAGCGGAAAGAGGAAGTCAAAGAAGAAGAAGAAGAAGAAGTGGTAGTGGATAAGACAGAAGTCCTCCTTGAGGAAATCCGTGATCTATTAAAAGAAGAACGGCGCGCATGA
- a CDS encoding YqcI/YcgG family protein yields MITKYGALLTKEDFSNRSDLPDWLLREYKTFHETVTDKTFPCYFGMSGELKGELRYAYITQDDWSNLPEALQSFLQLFEDPEHKRHGLFVFVEPFEKEGTLDEYRKQFWEILQYLHDADEVEWPTDSPRDPDHYLWDFHFHGEPIFAFGNTPAYKQRKTRDLGNAMVIGFQPRKIFKGLKGTEKGGIMSREKVRERVEVWDQLPKHPDISHYGDPEHNEWKQFFIGDDSEPIVGKCPFSHKEMQ; encoded by the coding sequence TTGATTACAAAATATGGGGCATTATTGACGAAAGAGGATTTTTCCAACCGTTCTGACTTGCCGGATTGGTTGTTGCGAGAGTACAAGACTTTCCATGAAACAGTGACGGATAAAACATTTCCCTGTTATTTCGGAATGAGCGGTGAACTGAAAGGGGAGCTGCGCTATGCGTATATAACGCAGGATGACTGGTCCAATTTGCCGGAAGCACTCCAGTCTTTTTTGCAGCTGTTCGAGGACCCTGAGCATAAACGGCATGGGTTATTCGTGTTTGTCGAGCCGTTTGAGAAGGAAGGAACTTTGGATGAGTATCGAAAGCAGTTCTGGGAAATCCTGCAATACCTGCATGATGCGGATGAAGTCGAATGGCCGACGGATAGCCCGCGCGACCCGGACCATTATTTGTGGGACTTTCACTTTCACGGAGAACCGATTTTTGCATTCGGGAACACACCTGCCTATAAGCAGCGGAAAACTCGGGATCTCGGAAATGCCATGGTCATCGGTTTTCAGCCGCGCAAGATTTTCAAAGGATTGAAAGGGACGGAAAAGGGCGGCATCATGTCGCGCGAAAAAGTCCGTGAACGTGTCGAAGTGTGGGATCAGTTGCCGAAGCACCCCGACATCAGCCATTACGGCGACCCTGAGCATAATGAGTGGAAGCAGTTTTTCATCGGGGACGATAGTGAGCCGATTGTCGGGAAATGCCCGTTCTCCCATAAGGAAATGCAATAA
- the ytxJ gene encoding bacillithiol system redox-active protein YtxJ encodes MKEIQTSREWKEVLEKSNEAPQFVMKHSSTCPISASAFGAFRNVETDVPKQYLVVQQSRSLSNEMEDELGIRHESPQLFLLKDGEAIWNASHHDISEPKIQQAIQEYC; translated from the coding sequence ATGAAAGAGATACAGACAAGCCGAGAATGGAAAGAAGTGTTAGAGAAGTCGAATGAAGCGCCGCAGTTTGTCATGAAACATAGCTCGACCTGCCCGATCAGCGCCTCCGCTTTCGGAGCTTTCCGAAATGTGGAGACGGACGTGCCGAAGCAATACTTGGTCGTGCAGCAGAGCAGGTCCTTGTCCAATGAGATGGAGGATGAGCTTGGCATCCGGCATGAATCACCTCAATTATTCCTATTGAAAGACGGTGAGGCGATTTGGAATGCATCGCATCATGACATCAGTGAACCGAAAATCCAGCAAGCGATTCAAGAATATTGTTAA
- a CDS encoding MGMT family protein: MSPFTERVIQIIRDIPAGYVMTYGQVAASAGNRRGARQVARILHSMSAKYDLPWHRIINAQGGISFPPDAEAKGARQQDLLETEGIRFTPDGKVDLAVYRWFPPDTEEF; this comes from the coding sequence ATGAGCCCATTTACTGAACGTGTTATTCAAATCATCCGGGACATTCCAGCAGGCTATGTCATGACATACGGACAAGTGGCAGCCTCCGCCGGAAATCGCCGGGGGGCCCGTCAAGTAGCGCGCATCCTGCATTCAATGAGCGCCAAGTATGACTTGCCATGGCATCGGATCATCAATGCGCAAGGTGGGATTTCATTTCCCCCGGATGCCGAGGCAAAAGGGGCCCGTCAGCAGGATTTGCTGGAGACGGAAGGAATCCGCTTTACGCCGGATGGGAAAGTGGATCTGGCGGTGTACCGCTGGTTTCCACCTGACACGGAAGAATTTTAA
- a CDS encoding D-serine ammonia-lyase produces MDVNLWKEKIPQIRRMMEGEEIVWMNPLLESTESGLAKTGLTAADVRDASDRLRRFAPYIERVFPETEDSKGLIESPLTAIHEMKEALAGRYGISIPGRLLLKQDNRLPISGSIKARGGIYEVLKHAETLAFQHGWISEGEDYSRFAEPAFRELFAKHKIAVGSTGNLGLSIGIMSAELGFHVTVHMSADAKQWKKDMLREKGVTVVEYADDYSKAVEEGRRQAESDPSCHFIDDENSRDLFLGYAVAGERVARQLKDRGTVVDAEHPLFVYLPCGVGGGPGGVAFGLKLVFGDHVHCFFAEPTHSPCMTLGMMTGLHDAISVHDFGLDNKTAADGLAVGTPSGFVGKTMLPFIDGCYTVSDNTLFSLLKLLADKEGIYLEPSALAGMPGPLKSIQAKAGKADAVEATHMVWATGGGMVPEEEIKRYYGIAGK; encoded by the coding sequence ATGGACGTGAACTTGTGGAAAGAGAAGATCCCGCAAATCAGGCGGATGATGGAGGGGGAGGAGATTGTCTGGATGAATCCTCTTCTGGAATCGACTGAAAGCGGCCTGGCAAAAACAGGATTGACGGCAGCGGACGTCCGGGATGCATCAGACCGCCTCCGTCGATTTGCTCCCTATATAGAGCGGGTTTTCCCGGAAACTGAAGATTCGAAAGGTTTGATTGAATCGCCGCTTACGGCTATCCATGAGATGAAAGAGGCCTTGGCTGGCCGTTACGGGATTTCCATACCAGGCCGATTGCTTTTGAAGCAGGATAATCGTTTGCCGATTTCCGGTTCCATCAAGGCAAGGGGCGGCATTTACGAAGTACTGAAGCATGCAGAAACACTTGCCTTCCAACATGGATGGATATCCGAAGGGGAGGACTACAGCAGATTTGCAGAGCCGGCGTTTCGGGAATTGTTTGCGAAGCATAAAATCGCGGTCGGCTCGACAGGGAACTTGGGGTTGAGCATCGGGATCATGAGCGCAGAGCTAGGATTCCATGTCACGGTCCATATGTCGGCTGATGCAAAGCAGTGGAAAAAAGACATGTTACGCGAAAAAGGGGTTACCGTTGTCGAATACGCGGATGATTACAGCAAGGCTGTCGAAGAGGGACGGCGTCAGGCGGAATCCGATCCGTCTTGCCATTTCATTGACGATGAAAATTCAAGGGATCTTTTCTTAGGTTATGCGGTTGCGGGCGAACGGGTCGCACGGCAATTGAAAGATCGGGGAACTGTCGTGGACGCAGAGCATCCTTTATTCGTCTATTTGCCTTGCGGAGTCGGGGGTGGCCCGGGCGGCGTGGCATTCGGGCTGAAGCTCGTCTTTGGCGATCATGTCCATTGCTTCTTCGCCGAACCGACTCATTCCCCCTGCATGACACTCGGGATGATGACCGGGTTGCATGATGCGATTTCCGTGCATGATTTTGGGCTCGACAATAAAACCGCAGCGGACGGTCTCGCAGTCGGAACGCCATCAGGATTTGTCGGAAAAACAATGCTGCCATTCATAGATGGCTGCTACACCGTATCCGACAATACTTTGTTCTCCTTATTAAAGTTGCTGGCGGACAAAGAAGGGATCTATCTGGAGCCATCCGCGCTTGCAGGCATGCCGGGTCCGTTGAAAAGTATCCAGGCGAAAGCTGGAAAGGCGGATGCTGTCGAAGCGACCCATATGGTGTGGGCAACGGGTGGCGGCATGGTGCCTGAAGAAGAAATTAAACGCTATTACGGAATAGCGGGGAAATAA
- a CDS encoding phosphatase PAP2 family protein produces MRTSDSRHVGALLSCIPLLGLFAYLAMAISRNTIGSFDSPIIALIQGVEEPWLTKWANFLATIGSGSVVVSLAILLAIALFFGNRREQALFVLVVVIGSGALNQILKIIFQRERPTLHRLAEIGGYSFPSGHAMLAVSLYGVLAYLSWKAIKKSSGRIFVLFLAGAMMVSIGASRIYLGVHYPSDVVAGMSISAIWFIISSVFYGAYERKRIKVRQQEAENPS; encoded by the coding sequence TTGCGTACATCTGATTCGCGCCATGTAGGGGCGTTGCTTTCATGCATTCCGCTCCTTGGACTGTTTGCTTACCTGGCAATGGCCATCAGCCGAAATACGATCGGCTCTTTCGACAGCCCGATCATAGCCCTCATCCAAGGAGTGGAAGAACCGTGGCTGACGAAATGGGCCAACTTCTTGGCCACCATCGGATCTGGTTCCGTAGTCGTTTCTCTTGCCATCCTCCTCGCGATTGCCCTCTTTTTCGGGAACCGCCGGGAGCAAGCCCTTTTCGTGTTGGTCGTCGTTATTGGAAGCGGAGCTTTGAATCAAATCTTGAAAATCATCTTCCAGAGGGAGCGCCCGACTCTGCACCGCCTTGCGGAAATCGGAGGCTACAGCTTCCCGAGCGGACATGCCATGTTGGCGGTCAGCTTATACGGCGTCTTGGCATACCTTTCATGGAAAGCTATCAAAAAGTCGAGCGGACGCATCTTTGTCCTGTTCCTTGCCGGCGCCATGATGGTATCCATCGGGGCGAGCCGCATTTATCTCGGAGTCCATTATCCAAGTGATGTGGTAGCCGGAATGAGCATCAGCGCCATCTGGTTCATCATCTCGTCCGTTTTTTATGGAGCGTACGAACGAAAAAGGATAAAAGTCCGACAACAGGAGGCCGAAAATCCGTCATGA
- a CDS encoding fatty acid desaturase, with protein sequence MSKEKTKKLHQDVAPFAKSDKKKSVLQLINTIPPVIILWFLAYQSLDVSIWLTLALCVVNAGFIVRTFIIFHDCTHGSFFKNKKANDIVGTMTGVLTLFAYEKWKREHSIHHATSSNLDKRGVGDIWVMTIEEYVQASKWQRLAYRFYRNPLVMFGLGPMYLVLISSRFNRKDARRKERLNTYLTNVILVGLYTGLILLIGWQSFLLIQGSTMFVAGMLGIWLFYIQHTFEDSYFEEESEWDYVKAAVEGSSYYKLPRVLQWVTGNIGFHHVHHLAPRVPNYNLEMAHELTPPLQQATTITIKTSLESLKYRLYDPARKTFVTFRDVKHLVRAKSKGVSIDLKPKRTSLSK encoded by the coding sequence ATGAGTAAAGAAAAAACGAAGAAGTTACATCAAGACGTCGCTCCTTTTGCAAAATCGGATAAGAAAAAAAGTGTTTTACAGCTAATCAATACGATTCCACCGGTGATCATCCTCTGGTTTTTGGCGTATCAGAGCTTGGATGTCTCCATTTGGTTGACGTTGGCTCTTTGTGTAGTGAATGCTGGATTTATTGTCCGGACATTCATCATTTTCCATGACTGTACACACGGTTCATTTTTCAAAAATAAAAAAGCGAATGATATTGTGGGAACGATGACAGGTGTCCTGACGCTGTTCGCCTATGAGAAATGGAAACGGGAGCACTCGATTCACCATGCGACAAGTTCGAACTTGGATAAACGAGGCGTTGGGGATATTTGGGTGATGACAATTGAAGAATACGTTCAAGCATCGAAATGGCAACGATTGGCGTACCGTTTTTACCGGAACCCGCTAGTCATGTTCGGATTGGGACCGATGTATCTAGTCCTCATCTCCAGTCGCTTCAATCGGAAAGATGCACGACGGAAAGAGCGATTGAATACGTATTTGACGAATGTGATTCTTGTCGGTCTATACACGGGGCTGATCCTATTGATCGGCTGGCAGTCGTTCTTGCTAATCCAAGGCTCGACCATGTTCGTGGCAGGGATGCTCGGCATCTGGTTGTTCTACATCCAGCATACATTCGAAGATTCGTACTTCGAAGAAGAGTCGGAATGGGATTACGTGAAAGCGGCGGTAGAAGGAAGCTCTTATTATAAGTTGCCACGCGTTTTACAATGGGTGACTGGCAATATCGGATTCCATCATGTGCACCACTTGGCCCCGCGCGTTCCAAACTACAATTTGGAAATGGCACATGAATTGACGCCGCCTCTTCAACAGGCAACGACGATTACCATCAAGACGAGTTTGGAATCCCTAAAATATCGTTTGTACGATCCGGCTCGCAAGACATTTGTCACGTTCAGAGATGTGAAGCATCTGGTCCGTGCGAAGAGCAAAGGGGTTTCCATCGATTTGAAACCGAAGCGAACAAGTTTGAGCAAATGA
- a CDS encoding sensor histidine kinase: MHSWYSIFPRNPWLSIYVWVIFCLLPFFFIFRSSSSIEIAVGISLLFLFFLSYMFSFKSKSGLVYMWLSFEMVINVVMTLLFGYIYLSLFTAFFIGNIRNPVGFFIIYGLHIAFTILAIVAGFFLEINLFLPYVHFILITVIGVVLLPFNLYNRNKREKLEDQLEDAKEKISELIILEERHRIARDLHDTLGQKLSMIGLKSDLAARLLTRDLEAAGKELHEIRQTASTALKEVRELVADMRTVKLEDELIRIRQILKAAEMDCTIEGNPVFTKIPTIAENVLSMCLKEAVTNVVKHSFGTACHITFAQLPNEYLITVEDDGIGIPGRGETSPGSGLKGMRERLEFINGSLHIEGGAGTKLYIRVPAVLKQIVEVD; this comes from the coding sequence ATGCACAGTTGGTACAGTATATTCCCGAGAAATCCATGGCTCAGTATTTACGTATGGGTCATCTTTTGTTTATTGCCGTTCTTTTTCATTTTCCGCTCCTCTTCCTCGATTGAGATTGCGGTCGGCATTTCGCTGTTATTCCTCTTTTTCCTGTCGTACATGTTTTCATTCAAATCGAAGAGCGGGCTTGTGTATATGTGGCTTAGCTTCGAAATGGTCATCAATGTTGTCATGACACTATTGTTCGGCTATATATACTTGTCGTTATTTACGGCTTTTTTCATTGGTAATATCCGAAATCCTGTCGGTTTTTTCATCATATACGGGCTGCATATCGCCTTTACGATTCTGGCGATCGTGGCAGGCTTCTTTTTGGAAATCAACCTCTTCCTTCCATACGTGCACTTTATATTGATTACGGTGATCGGCGTCGTCCTATTGCCGTTCAATTTATACAATCGGAACAAGCGGGAGAAGTTGGAGGACCAGCTGGAAGATGCGAAAGAGAAGATCTCCGAACTGATCATTCTGGAAGAACGGCATCGGATTGCACGTGATCTGCATGATACGCTTGGCCAAAAACTATCGATGATCGGATTGAAGAGCGACTTGGCGGCCAGGCTTTTGACACGGGATCTGGAAGCCGCCGGGAAAGAACTGCATGAAATCCGGCAAACGGCCAGCACCGCCCTGAAGGAAGTGCGGGAGTTGGTAGCGGATATGCGGACGGTGAAGTTGGAGGATGAATTAATCCGAATCCGTCAAATTCTGAAAGCCGCTGAAATGGATTGCACCATTGAAGGAAATCCCGTGTTCACCAAGATCCCCACTATCGCAGAAAATGTTTTGAGCATGTGCTTGAAGGAAGCGGTGACGAATGTCGTGAAACATAGCTTCGGGACCGCTTGCCATATTACATTTGCGCAATTGCCGAACGAGTATCTCATCACAGTCGAAGATGATGGGATCGGCATTCCGGGGCGCGGCGAGACATCACCGGGAAGCGGGCTGAAAGGGATGCGGGAGCGCCTCGAATTCATCAACGGCAGCCTGCATATAGAAGGCGGGGCAGGGACGAAGCTGTACATACGTGTTCCTGCGGTCTTAAAACAAATTGTGGAGGTGGATTAA
- the fabG gene encoding 3-oxoacyl-ACP reductase FabG produces the protein MRLQDKVAVITGGARGIGGAAATLFGKEGARVAVLDFNAEIGRSKVEQLLKDGVEASFFQVDVADYDNVKQVAKQVLETFGKVDILVNNAGITKDAMLVKLTPEAFKQVLDVNLTGIFSCTQAFLPSMIAQGKGKIINTSSISGTGGNVGQTNYAASKAGIIGMTRTWAKEFGPKGLNVNAVAPGFIETRMIDTIPEKVLNQVRALTPFPRLGRPEDIANAYLFLASNESDFVNGTVLEVDGGMLK, from the coding sequence TTGCGCTTACAAGACAAAGTAGCCGTCATTACAGGCGGTGCCAGGGGAATTGGCGGAGCCGCCGCTACGTTATTCGGAAAAGAAGGGGCCCGTGTCGCGGTACTTGATTTTAATGCAGAAATCGGCCGCAGCAAAGTGGAGCAACTGCTAAAGGATGGCGTCGAGGCATCTTTTTTCCAGGTAGACGTTGCCGATTACGACAATGTCAAGCAAGTGGCGAAGCAGGTGCTAGAGACGTTCGGGAAAGTGGATATTCTCGTGAACAATGCGGGAATCACAAAAGATGCCATGTTGGTGAAATTAACTCCAGAAGCATTCAAACAGGTACTTGATGTGAATTTGACCGGCATTTTCAGTTGCACGCAAGCATTCTTGCCTTCCATGATCGCTCAAGGAAAGGGCAAGATCATCAATACATCCTCGATTTCGGGCACCGGCGGGAATGTCGGGCAAACGAATTATGCCGCCTCCAAGGCGGGAATCATCGGGATGACCCGGACGTGGGCAAAGGAGTTCGGGCCGAAGGGGCTCAATGTCAATGCCGTCGCACCGGGTTTCATTGAAACCAGAATGATCGACACCATTCCCGAAAAGGTGTTGAATCAAGTCCGGGCGCTCACCCCGTTCCCTCGGCTGGGAAGACCGGAAGACATCGCAAATGCGTATCTATTTCTGGCTTCGAATGAGTCGGACTTTGTAAACGGAACCGTCTTGGAAGTGGACGGCGGCATGCTGAAATAG